A window from Leuconostoc mesenteroides subsp. mesenteroides encodes these proteins:
- a CDS encoding type 1 glutamine amidotransferase, with protein sequence MRINILQHTPNEGPGSIASWAFSRGHELFVYHPYYFDGVLPKASETDLLIILGGPMSPNDKLPWIIKERNLIKELLRENKPIFGACYGAQQIAKVLGSEIIKSPFKEVGWADVIKQNNLIPNLPDKLSVLHWHEDMFEIPEKATLLFSSELVKNQGYLYNTNVIGLQFHLEPEQSDVNEVVVNDYSYTSVNNALKQSADEILSWPVPSLNKEIMYTILDFITL encoded by the coding sequence ATGCGCATTAATATTCTTCAACACACTCCAAACGAAGGTCCGGGAAGCATCGCCTCTTGGGCTTTTTCTCGTGGTCACGAATTGTTCGTTTATCATCCATACTATTTTGATGGTGTTCTACCAAAGGCATCTGAAACAGATTTACTGATTATTCTTGGTGGACCAATGAGTCCTAATGATAAATTGCCTTGGATAATAAAGGAAAGAAACCTAATCAAAGAACTTTTAAGGGAAAACAAACCAATTTTTGGTGCTTGCTATGGTGCACAGCAGATTGCCAAAGTACTCGGATCTGAAATCATTAAATCACCTTTTAAAGAAGTCGGCTGGGCAGATGTTATTAAGCAAAATAACTTAATCCCCAACCTTCCGGACAAATTATCTGTATTACATTGGCATGAGGATATGTTTGAAATACCAGAAAAAGCCACCTTGCTTTTTAGTAGTGAATTAGTAAAAAATCAAGGATATCTTTATAATACAAATGTTATTGGGCTACAGTTTCATCTTGAACCTGAACAAAGTGATGTTAATGAAGTCGTAGTTAATGATTATTCATATACTTCAGTTAATAACGCCCTTAAACAATCAGCGGATGAAATACTTAGTTGGCCAGTTCCTTCATTAAATAAAGAAATAATGTACACAATTTTAGATTTTATAACTTTGTAA
- a CDS encoding peptidase S41 produces MSMVLVLKLEFSALKALTFQKEGILYMKKWFTIIASIFACFILSVILVIYIYGPNINVYLLPPSPKKYGKIAIQKMDRYGYFTKSDKWQKAKKKALEDMNTVHNYGQADAILQKIIKIAGGKHSQIMTTKQITTEAAQYEEPTITNNDGLVTIHEPQFQGNTQQANEYANKINDFLFKYKDEIKSVIIDLSNNNGGDMAPMILGIASIIPDGHILSFVSQNGTTEKISLKNGMINAGGASIDLNHNIKLAKIPVAVIINKQTASSGELTALALKKVSNVKYFGQNSASFTSVNRSVPLYTGTTMYLTTAGVKDSKNKLYINDPIVPDIQTNDAYGQAKQWTGSFN; encoded by the coding sequence ATGTCAATGGTTTTAGTGTTAAAATTAGAATTTAGTGCTTTAAAAGCACTTACATTTCAAAAAGAGGGAATTTTATACATGAAAAAATGGTTCACAATAATCGCAAGTATTTTTGCTTGTTTCATTCTGTCAGTTATATTGGTAATTTACATCTATGGTCCTAATATCAATGTTTATCTGTTGCCTCCTTCACCAAAAAAATATGGAAAAATCGCAATACAGAAAATGGATCGTTATGGTTACTTCACTAAAAGTGACAAGTGGCAGAAAGCTAAGAAAAAAGCTTTAGAAGATATGAACACCGTACATAATTACGGTCAAGCTGATGCAATCCTTCAAAAAATTATAAAAATTGCAGGAGGAAAACATTCTCAAATTATGACCACAAAGCAAATTACTACAGAAGCGGCGCAATATGAAGAACCAACCATCACTAACAATGATGGTTTAGTTACAATTCATGAACCCCAATTTCAGGGAAATACGCAACAAGCCAATGAATATGCTAACAAAATCAATGATTTTTTATTTAAATATAAGGACGAAATTAAAAGTGTTATTATTGATTTGAGTAATAACAACGGCGGTGATATGGCTCCTATGATACTAGGTATTGCATCCATCATACCAGATGGCCATATCCTTTCTTTTGTTTCCCAAAACGGTACAACCGAGAAGATATCCTTGAAAAACGGTATGATCAATGCTGGAGGAGCATCAATTGATTTGAATCATAATATAAAATTAGCAAAAATACCTGTTGCGGTAATTATCAACAAACAAACTGCTAGTTCAGGAGAACTAACTGCCCTAGCCCTTAAAAAAGTCTCAAACGTTAAGTATTTTGGTCAAAACAGTGCCAGCTTTACTAGTGTTAATCGTTCTGTCCCATTATACACAGGGACAACCATGTACTTAACGACTGCTGGAGTAAAAGATAGCAAAAATAAATTATATATTAATGATCCAATTGTCCCAGACATACAGACAAATGATGCTTATGGTCAAGCTAAACAATGGACAGGTAGCTTTAATTAA
- a CDS encoding GNAT family N-acetyltransferase, whose amino-acid sequence MIIKQLATSDVQELQDISIETFTNTYSSQSNINDLKQYLEESYTIEKLGKEIENTNSFFYIFYSDNNEKMAYLKLNVNNAQSEDNFDNALEIERIYIQKCYQKKGLGRQLFELALNKAFELNKTQIWLGVWEFNENAKSFYTHLGFEVVGEHTFNLGTDAQTDLLMSKKI is encoded by the coding sequence ATGATAATTAAACAATTAGCAACATCTGATGTACAAGAATTACAAGACATTAGTATAGAAACTTTTACAAATACATATAGTAGTCAAAGTAATATAAATGATTTAAAACAGTACTTAGAAGAAAGTTATACAATTGAAAAATTGGGGAAGGAAATTGAAAATACCAATTCTTTCTTTTATATTTTTTATAGTGATAATAATGAAAAAATGGCTTACTTAAAATTAAATGTTAATAACGCCCAGTCGGAGGATAATTTTGATAATGCTTTAGAAATTGAGCGTATATATATTCAGAAATGCTATCAAAAAAAGGGATTAGGTCGTCAACTGTTTGAATTGGCTCTCAACAAGGCATTTGAATTAAACAAAACACAAATATGGCTAGGTGTTTGGGAATTCAATGAAAATGCTAAATCATTTTATACGCATCTAGGTTTTGAAGTTGTTGGTGAACATACGTTTAATTTAGGTACTGATGCTCAGACTGATTTATTGATGTCTAAAAAAATCTGA
- the crtI gene encoding phytoene desaturase, with amino-acid sequence MKKISIVGAGVGGLTSGIYLQNQGYQVTIYEKNSRPGGKMDIIEAAGFKFDTGPTIVMMPDIYKKPFSDSGVDYKNYFEMERINPFMDIVTHNKKIALSSDLVDLAKEFEAYDESEMLGFLKYLTDIYSKYINAKNNFIYKSFRGPSDFYNIKTLWNAYKLKTFSSSFEAIQKNIKNTDLQYLMSFQTLYIGISPFSGPSIYNIIPMIELIYGVWFIKGGMFQYAKALEKRFLELGGKIVYNSTVEKIIVEKNKHVSGLLIDNTLKECDAVVANADFPYTMTHLLDMDDNQKGKYQKKHIEKMDYSMSCFLLYLGLDNNYDQLNLHTIKMANNFETNVHDIDNGIVPEDPSFYVYNPSAVDNSFAPSGQSALYVLVPVANLKENSNWSENDIDKFTHKIIHKVETELNLDHLNEHIVLKKIHTPKTFETYYNSFYGATFGLKPTLKQSNYFRPHNKHAKIDNLYFAGASVHPGAGVPIVITSGELTAKEVMRDF; translated from the coding sequence ATGAAAAAAATCTCGATAGTTGGAGCAGGGGTTGGGGGTCTAACTTCTGGAATTTATTTACAGAATCAAGGATATCAAGTGACTATTTATGAAAAAAATAGTCGACCTGGTGGAAAAATGGACATTATAGAAGCGGCTGGGTTCAAATTTGACACTGGCCCAACAATAGTTATGATGCCTGATATTTATAAAAAACCGTTTTCAGACAGTGGTGTTGATTACAAAAATTATTTTGAAATGGAACGTATTAATCCATTTATGGATATTGTGACCCATAATAAAAAAATTGCTTTATCTTCTGATCTTGTAGATTTGGCAAAGGAATTTGAAGCCTATGATGAGTCAGAAATGCTTGGCTTTTTGAAATATTTAACAGACATATATAGTAAGTATATAAATGCCAAAAATAATTTTATTTATAAGAGTTTCCGAGGACCGAGTGACTTTTATAATATCAAAACACTCTGGAACGCTTATAAATTGAAAACATTTTCGTCCTCTTTTGAAGCTATTCAAAAAAATATCAAAAATACAGATTTGCAGTATTTAATGTCATTTCAGACATTATATATTGGTATTTCACCTTTTAGTGGCCCTTCGATATATAATATTATTCCCATGATTGAGCTAATCTATGGCGTTTGGTTTATAAAAGGTGGTATGTTTCAATATGCAAAAGCATTGGAAAAACGCTTTTTAGAGTTAGGCGGAAAAATAGTTTACAATTCAACAGTAGAAAAGATTATCGTCGAAAAAAACAAGCACGTCAGTGGATTGCTTATCGATAATACGTTAAAAGAATGTGATGCCGTAGTTGCAAATGCGGATTTTCCTTACACAATGACACATTTATTAGACATGGACGATAATCAGAAAGGAAAATACCAAAAAAAGCATATTGAAAAAATGGATTATTCTATGTCATGCTTTTTATTGTACTTGGGCTTAGATAACAATTATGATCAACTAAATCTACATACCATAAAGATGGCTAATAATTTTGAAACTAACGTTCACGATATTGATAACGGCATTGTACCTGAGGATCCATCATTTTACGTTTATAATCCTAGTGCAGTTGATAATAGCTTTGCACCCAGCGGGCAATCTGCTTTATACGTTCTAGTACCGGTTGCTAATTTAAAAGAAAATAGTAATTGGTCCGAAAATGATATTGATAAATTCACACATAAAATAATTCATAAAGTCGAAACGGAACTCAATTTAGATCATTTAAATGAACATATTGTTTTGAAAAAAATTCATACGCCGAAAACTTTTGAGACATACTATAATAGTTTCTATGGCGCAACATTTGGCCTGAAACCAACATTAAAGCAAAGTAATTATTTCCGTCCGCACAATAAACATGCTAAGATAGACAATCTTTATTTTGCGGGTGCGAGTGTGCATCCTGGCGCTGGAGTTCCGATTGTTATCACTAGTGGTGAATTAACGGCGAAAGAAGTGATGAGGGACTTTTAA
- a CDS encoding phytoene/squalene synthase family protein: MGTISKIPPKVLENFSSSKAVIKQNSSSFYFAFSKLDKDQAYSIFVIYDYLRQIDDAADNHDRLTFNKLISYWKKACDNKDIVINKKSNIADKVAYVFNHFSIDYELMTDMIQGQLHDLNNIEINTLAELENYCYQVAGTVGCMIFCILSTESIEDNREAVINVGIALQLTNILRDIHEDAMANKYFIPNHLISQYNVPKKNFLEDKSTLQTQDLLMYLANLALSKYDQTDYITNQISNKKNKIALKLSIVVYKQILIKLIKNGFVDLSKRIYVTRQEKLLILLKTVLTT; the protein is encoded by the coding sequence ATGGGCACTATTTCAAAAATACCACCCAAAGTTCTGGAAAATTTTTCTAGCAGTAAGGCAGTAATCAAGCAAAATTCGTCATCATTTTATTTTGCTTTTTCAAAATTAGACAAAGATCAGGCTTATAGTATTTTTGTTATCTATGATTATTTGCGTCAAATTGATGATGCTGCTGACAATCATGACAGATTAACTTTTAACAAATTGATTTCGTATTGGAAAAAGGCTTGTGATAACAAAGATATTGTCATTAACAAAAAATCAAATATTGCCGATAAAGTAGCTTATGTTTTTAATCATTTTTCTATTGATTACGAGCTAATGACTGATATGATTCAAGGACAACTTCATGATCTTAATAATATTGAAATTAACACGCTAGCAGAACTAGAAAATTACTGTTATCAAGTAGCAGGAACTGTTGGATGTATGATTTTTTGTATATTATCTACAGAATCTATTGAAGATAATCGCGAAGCTGTCATAAATGTTGGCATAGCGCTACAGTTAACTAACATTTTAAGAGATATACATGAAGATGCCATGGCGAATAAATATTTTATTCCTAACCACCTGATATCACAATACAATGTCCCCAAAAAAAATTTTTTGGAAGATAAATCTACATTGCAAACACAGGATTTATTGATGTATTTGGCAAATTTAGCACTTTCTAAGTATGATCAAACTGATTACATTACTAATCAAATTTCAAATAAAAAAAATAAAATAGCATTAAAATTATCCATAGTTGTTTACAAACAAATTCTGATAAAATTAATTAAAAATGGTTTTGTCGACCTATCAAAACGAATTTATGTGACACGCCAAGAAAAATTACTGATATTATTAAAGACTGTTCTCACCACATAA
- the fabI gene encoding enoyl-ACP reductase FabI, with protein sequence MGILDNKKIIVMGVANKSSLAFGCMEAILNQGGQVILTYQNDRMKRSLDRFVDESVLKVECDVSTPENIQTAFKKIVDKVGKVDGIVHAIAYAEKSDLANKLTDSTLESFATAQNISVYSLIAAAKYGYDIMNKGGSIVTLSYMGSERAIPNYNVMGVAKAGLESAVRYLARDLAENNIRVNAISAGAVKTLAVTGVKNHNDLIQMSDERTVDGVGVTIEEVGNTAAFLLSPIASGIVGDIIYVDKGTHLI encoded by the coding sequence ATGGGAATTTTAGATAATAAGAAAATAATTGTTATGGGCGTGGCAAATAAAAGTAGTTTGGCGTTTGGATGTATGGAAGCAATTCTCAATCAGGGCGGTCAAGTTATTTTGACTTATCAAAATGATCGTATGAAGCGTAGTTTAGACCGATTTGTTGACGAGTCAGTATTAAAAGTAGAATGTGATGTTTCTACACCAGAAAATATTCAAACTGCCTTTAAAAAAATTGTAGACAAGGTGGGGAAAGTTGATGGTATTGTACATGCAATTGCCTACGCTGAAAAAAGTGATTTAGCTAATAAATTAACCGATTCAACACTAGAAAGTTTTGCAACTGCTCAAAATATTAGCGTGTATTCACTCATCGCTGCCGCTAAATATGGTTATGACATAATGAACAAAGGTGGTTCGATTGTGACGTTGTCCTACATGGGATCTGAAAGAGCTATTCCCAACTACAATGTTATGGGTGTTGCTAAAGCCGGCCTTGAATCAGCTGTTCGTTATTTAGCACGTGATTTGGCAGAAAATAATATTCGAGTAAATGCCATTTCTGCTGGAGCGGTTAAAACTTTAGCTGTTACTGGTGTTAAAAACCATAATGATTTGATTCAAATGTCTGATGAACGCACTGTGGATGGTGTGGGTGTCACTATTGAAGAAGTTGGAAATACAGCTGCCTTTTTGTTGAGCCCCATCGCAAGTGGCATAGTTGGAGATATAATTTACGTTGATAAGGGCACGCATCTTATATAG
- a CDS encoding ATP-binding cassette domain-containing protein, producing MDNNWIEIVNATQNNLKNVSTKIPKHRLTVVTGVSGSGKSSLVFGTLAAESRRELNDTFSSYIQKMLPKYGRPSVEKINHLPIAIPIEQKKLSSNSRSTVGTYTELYTFLRLLFSRIGVPFVGYSDSFSFNHPDGKCPKCDGLGIVTTIDIHKLIDFDKSLNESPIDFPTFGYDAWRWKRYAYSGLFDLNKKIKDYTDDELSNLLYAPQQKLKNPTNLWPKTALYEGIVPRIERSILHADVGKRHAKQLNMFVTTQECPDCQGTRVNERVRSCKIDGQSIADIVKLPLVDLYQFIQKVSSPLSQDIKIEIQKRLQALIDIGLGYLTLERATETLSGGEAQRVKIAKYINNALNDVMYILDEPSAGLHPKDIERITNALLTLKRKGNTIILVEHNPQIIAIADYIIDIGPKSGEQGGTVQFSGTYKDFLEQKTPTSVALMNRTQIIQNTRQTQQWLNVVDAQEHNLKKVSTRVPLGILTALCGVAGSGKSSLSQAIQEAAKDANLEVISISQKNIGINLRSTPLTYMNIFSQIRQLFAKKNQVSASLFSYNSKGACPHCHGKGVIISEMSFMDDIVTTCEVCHGNRYKPEVLKYTYQGNTIVDILDMTVQESNHLFLHEDFANELSTLVEVGLGYLRLNQSLTTLSGGELQRLKLASHLHKKGALYVLDEPTDGLHLLDVKNLLKLINSIVDEGSTVIVVEHNIEVLKQVDWLIEVGPEGGENGGELVFQGTPAQLSLSNDHITKPYLEKY from the coding sequence ATGGATAACAATTGGATAGAAATTGTCAACGCAACACAGAATAATTTAAAAAATGTGTCTACTAAGATACCTAAGCATCGATTAACCGTTGTTACAGGTGTTTCAGGTTCTGGCAAATCTTCGTTGGTGTTCGGCACTTTAGCCGCCGAATCAAGACGAGAATTGAACGATACTTTCTCTAGTTATATACAAAAAATGTTACCAAAGTACGGTCGCCCAAGTGTAGAAAAAATTAATCACCTGCCGATTGCTATACCAATCGAACAAAAAAAATTATCATCTAATTCTCGTTCTACTGTAGGAACTTATACAGAACTATATACTTTTCTAAGATTACTTTTTTCTCGAATTGGTGTCCCATTTGTGGGCTACTCAGACAGCTTCTCATTCAATCATCCTGATGGCAAATGTCCAAAATGTGATGGCCTAGGCATTGTAACAACTATTGATATTCATAAATTGATTGACTTTGACAAATCGCTAAATGAAAGTCCTATTGATTTCCCTACGTTTGGCTATGATGCCTGGCGTTGGAAACGTTATGCTTATAGTGGTTTGTTTGATTTAAATAAAAAAATTAAAGATTACACAGATGACGAACTATCAAATCTGCTTTATGCGCCACAACAAAAGCTTAAAAATCCAACTAACTTATGGCCCAAAACCGCTTTATACGAAGGTATTGTACCAAGAATAGAACGTAGTATTTTGCACGCCGATGTTGGAAAAAGACATGCTAAACAACTCAATATGTTTGTTACGACCCAAGAATGCCCTGATTGTCAAGGAACACGTGTCAATGAAAGAGTAAGGTCTTGCAAAATAGATGGTCAAAGCATAGCAGATATCGTAAAATTGCCTCTAGTTGATTTGTATCAATTTATTCAAAAAGTTAGTTCACCTCTGAGTCAAGACATCAAAATAGAGATACAAAAAAGGCTGCAAGCATTAATAGATATCGGTCTTGGCTATTTAACTTTAGAACGCGCAACCGAAACACTGTCTGGTGGTGAAGCACAACGTGTTAAAATTGCTAAATATATCAATAATGCACTCAATGATGTGATGTATATACTGGATGAACCAAGTGCTGGCCTTCACCCTAAAGATATTGAGCGTATTACAAATGCACTTTTAACTTTAAAGCGCAAGGGAAATACAATTATTCTAGTGGAACATAATCCGCAAATTATAGCTATCGCAGACTATATAATTGATATTGGGCCAAAATCAGGTGAACAAGGTGGTACAGTTCAATTTTCTGGTACTTATAAAGACTTTCTTGAGCAAAAAACACCAACCAGTGTAGCTCTCATGAATCGAACACAAATCATTCAGAATACTAGACAGACTCAGCAATGGTTAAATGTTGTTGATGCGCAAGAACATAACTTAAAAAAGGTGTCTACAAGGGTTCCCCTCGGTATTTTGACCGCATTGTGTGGTGTTGCCGGCTCCGGAAAATCATCTTTATCTCAAGCTATTCAAGAAGCAGCAAAAGATGCTAATTTGGAGGTCATATCAATCTCACAAAAAAATATTGGCATTAACTTGCGCTCAACGCCTTTAACTTACATGAATATTTTTTCGCAAATTCGACAACTGTTTGCTAAGAAAAACCAAGTCAGTGCGTCTCTATTTAGCTACAATTCGAAAGGCGCTTGTCCCCATTGCCACGGTAAGGGTGTCATTATTTCTGAGATGTCGTTTATGGATGACATTGTGACTACCTGCGAAGTTTGCCATGGTAACCGCTATAAACCTGAAGTATTAAAATACACATACCAAGGTAATACGATAGTTGATATTTTAGACATGACAGTTCAGGAAAGTAATCATCTTTTTTTGCATGAAGATTTCGCAAATGAATTATCAACATTAGTAGAGGTAGGTTTAGGTTATTTAAGACTCAATCAATCACTAACAACGTTATCTGGTGGAGAACTCCAACGATTAAAGCTTGCTAGCCACTTACATAAAAAAGGTGCTCTTTATGTACTGGATGAACCCACTGATGGCTTACACTTGCTTGACGTTAAAAATTTGTTAAAACTGATTAATAGTATTGTGGATGAGGGCAGTACAGTTATCGTAGTTGAACACAATATTGAGGTTCTTAAGCAAGTTGATTGGCTTATAGAAGTTGGTCCAGAAGGAGGAGAAAATGGCGGTGAGTTAGTCTTCCAAGGCACACCTGCACAACTTTCCTTATCAAATGATCATATTACTAAACCATATTTGGAAAAATATTAG
- a CDS encoding MepB protein: protein MKSLEILEKIANQNNIVISKVHEEKQNSDYEGLVLSFGEHSVRSRLAKKTPTKKGYFVVAWEKDGFNQNKPFDNEDSPALLMISIIDQANTGLFIFPKSILIKQKILNSGVIKGKMAFRVYPSWETDLNNTAVKTQSWQTPYFIDLSLKKNSQQFNLLLNQR from the coding sequence ATGAAATCTTTAGAAATACTAGAAAAAATAGCAAACCAGAACAATATCGTCATATCTAAAGTGCATGAAGAGAAACAAAACAGTGATTATGAGGGACTAGTTTTGTCATTTGGTGAACACAGTGTACGCAGTCGTTTAGCAAAAAAAACGCCGACCAAAAAAGGATATTTTGTGGTGGCGTGGGAAAAAGATGGATTTAATCAAAACAAACCATTTGATAATGAAGATAGTCCTGCTCTATTGATGATTAGCATTATAGATCAAGCAAATACTGGTCTATTCATCTTTCCAAAGTCGATTCTAATAAAGCAAAAAATTCTCAATAGTGGCGTAATTAAAGGTAAAATGGCATTTAGAGTATATCCAAGTTGGGAAACCGATTTAAATAATACAGCCGTCAAAACACAATCCTGGCAGACACCTTATTTTATCGATTTATCTCTAAAAAAGAATAGTCAACAATTTAATTTACTTTTGAATCAACGATGA
- a CDS encoding helix-turn-helix domain-containing protein, translating to MLTNNVKKFRVAAGISQRDLSYAVGVTRQTMSLIEKGEYNPTISLCLRICYGLNKTLDEVFWLNQGDFKNEKSR from the coding sequence ATGCTTACAAATAATGTCAAAAAATTTAGAGTTGCAGCTGGAATATCTCAGAGAGATCTCTCCTATGCTGTCGGCGTTACTCGTCAAACAATGAGTTTAATTGAAAAAGGTGAGTACAATCCAACAATTAGTCTATGCTTGAGAATTTGTTATGGACTGAATAAGACGCTTGACGAAGTTTTTTGGTTAAATCAGGGGGATTTTAAAAATGAAAAAAGTCGTTGA